The Anas platyrhynchos isolate ZD024472 breed Pekin duck chromosome Z, IASCAAS_PekinDuck_T2T, whole genome shotgun sequence genome includes a window with the following:
- the HNRNPK gene encoding heterogeneous nuclear ribonucleoprotein K isoform X1: protein METEQQEETFTNTETNDLSTGKRPAEDMEEEQAFKRSRNTDEMVELRILLQSKNAGAVIGKGGKNIKALRTDYNASVSVPDSSGPERILSISADIETIGEILKKIIPTLEEASSMQYQHYKGSDFDCELRLLIHQSLAGGIIGVKGAKIKELRENTQTTIKLFQECCPHSTDRVVLIGGKPDRVVECIKIILDLISESPIKGRAQPYDPNFYDETYDYGGFTMMFDDRRGRPVGFPMRGRGGFDRMPPGRGGRPMPPSRRDYDDMSPRRGPPPPPPGRGGRGGSRARNLPLPPPPPPRGGDLMSYDRRGRPGDRYDGMMMQCHVDACDDMQPPELFEGGSGYDYSYAGGRGSYGDLGGPIITTQVTIPKDLAGSIIGKGGQRIKQIRHESGASIKIDEPLEGSEDRIITITGTQDQIQNAQYLLQNSVKQYADVEGF from the exons ATGGAGACTGAACAACAGGAGGAGACCTTTACCAACACTGAGACAAATG ACCTCTCTACAGGCAAACGTCCTGCAGAAGATATGGAGGAAGAACAGGCCTTCAAAAGATCCCGGAACACAGACGAGATGGTTGAACTGCGCATCCTGCTTCAGAGCAAG AACGCTGGAGCAGTGATTGGAAAAGGTGGCAAAAATATTAAGGCACTTCGTACAGAC TACAATGCCAGTGTTTCAGTCCCAGACAGCAGTGGCCCCGAGCG CATCTTGAGTATAAGTGCGGATATAGAGACAATTGGAGAAATCTTGAAGAAGATTATCCCTACTTTAGAAGAGG cgTCTTCCATGCAGTATCAACACTACAAAGGCAGCGACTTCGACTGCGAATTAAGACTTCTTATTCACCAAAGTCTGGCAGGAGGAATTATTGGTGTCAAGGGTGCTAAAATCAAAGAACTCAGAGAG aACACTCAGACTACCATTAAGCTCTTCCAGGAGTGTTGTCCTCATTCAACTGACAGAGTGGTGCTTATTGGTGGAAAACCTGATAGAGTTGTTGAATGTATCAAGATTATTTTGGATCTGATCTCTGAG tcTCCGATTAAAGGACGAGCCCAGCCTTACGATCCCAATTTCTATGATGAAACATATGACTATGGTGGCTTCACGATGATGTTTGATGATAGACGGGGACGTCCAGTAGGCTTTCCGATGCGTGGGAGAGGAGGTTTTGATCGAATGCCTCCTGGTCGTGGTGGCCGACCCATGCCTCCATCGAGAAGAGATTATGATGATATGAGCCCTCGCAGAGGACCTCCACCACCTCCGCCAGGCCGTGGGGGCAGAGGTGGCAGCAGAGCTCGtaatcttcctcttcctcctcctccacctcctcgtGGCGG agaTCTGATGTCTTATGACCGAAGGGGCAGACCAGGAGACCGTTATGATGGAATG ATGATGCAGTGTCATGTGGATGCCTGTGATGACATGCAGCCACCAGAGCTG TTTGAGGGTGGCTCTGGATATG ACTATTCTTATGCAGGGGGCCGTGGTTCATACGGAGATCTTGGTGGACCCATCATCACAACACAAGTAACGATTCCCAAAGAT TTGGCAGGATCTATTATTGGAAAGGGAGGCCAGAGAATCAAACAAATACGTCATGAGTCAGGAGCTTCGATCAAAATTGATGAACCATTAGAAGGCTCAGAAGATCGGATTATAACTATTACAGGAACACAGGACCAGATACAAAATGCACAGTATTTACTGCAGAACAG tgTGAAGCAGTATGCAGATGTTGAAGGATTCTAa
- the HNRNPK gene encoding heterogeneous nuclear ribonucleoprotein K isoform X2: METEQQEETFTNTETNDLSTGKRPAEDMEEEQAFKRSRNTDEMVELRILLQSKNAGAVIGKGGKNIKALRTDYNASVSVPDSSGPERILSISADIETIGEILKKIIPTLEEASSMQYQHYKGSDFDCELRLLIHQSLAGGIIGVKGAKIKELRENTQTTIKLFQECCPHSTDRVVLIGGKPDRVVECIKIILDLISESPIKGRAQPYDPNFYDETYDYGGFTMMFDDRRGRPVGFPMRGRGGFDRMPPGRGGRPMPPSRRDYDDMSPRRGPPPPPPGRGGRGGSRARNLPLPPPPPPRGGDLMSYDRRGRPGDRYDGMMMQCHVDACDDMQPPELFEGGSGYDYSYAGGRGSYGDLGGPIITTQVTIPKDLAGSIIGKGGQRIKQIRHESGASIKIDEPLEGSEDRIITITGTQDQIQNAQYLLQNSVKQYSGKFF, encoded by the exons ATGGAGACTGAACAACAGGAGGAGACCTTTACCAACACTGAGACAAATG ACCTCTCTACAGGCAAACGTCCTGCAGAAGATATGGAGGAAGAACAGGCCTTCAAAAGATCCCGGAACACAGACGAGATGGTTGAACTGCGCATCCTGCTTCAGAGCAAG AACGCTGGAGCAGTGATTGGAAAAGGTGGCAAAAATATTAAGGCACTTCGTACAGAC TACAATGCCAGTGTTTCAGTCCCAGACAGCAGTGGCCCCGAGCG CATCTTGAGTATAAGTGCGGATATAGAGACAATTGGAGAAATCTTGAAGAAGATTATCCCTACTTTAGAAGAGG cgTCTTCCATGCAGTATCAACACTACAAAGGCAGCGACTTCGACTGCGAATTAAGACTTCTTATTCACCAAAGTCTGGCAGGAGGAATTATTGGTGTCAAGGGTGCTAAAATCAAAGAACTCAGAGAG aACACTCAGACTACCATTAAGCTCTTCCAGGAGTGTTGTCCTCATTCAACTGACAGAGTGGTGCTTATTGGTGGAAAACCTGATAGAGTTGTTGAATGTATCAAGATTATTTTGGATCTGATCTCTGAG tcTCCGATTAAAGGACGAGCCCAGCCTTACGATCCCAATTTCTATGATGAAACATATGACTATGGTGGCTTCACGATGATGTTTGATGATAGACGGGGACGTCCAGTAGGCTTTCCGATGCGTGGGAGAGGAGGTTTTGATCGAATGCCTCCTGGTCGTGGTGGCCGACCCATGCCTCCATCGAGAAGAGATTATGATGATATGAGCCCTCGCAGAGGACCTCCACCACCTCCGCCAGGCCGTGGGGGCAGAGGTGGCAGCAGAGCTCGtaatcttcctcttcctcctcctccacctcctcgtGGCGG agaTCTGATGTCTTATGACCGAAGGGGCAGACCAGGAGACCGTTATGATGGAATG ATGATGCAGTGTCATGTGGATGCCTGTGATGACATGCAGCCACCAGAGCTG TTTGAGGGTGGCTCTGGATATG ACTATTCTTATGCAGGGGGCCGTGGTTCATACGGAGATCTTGGTGGACCCATCATCACAACACAAGTAACGATTCCCAAAGAT TTGGCAGGATCTATTATTGGAAAGGGAGGCCAGAGAATCAAACAAATACGTCATGAGTCAGGAGCTTCGATCAAAATTGATGAACCATTAGAAGGCTCAGAAGATCGGATTATAACTATTACAGGAACACAGGACCAGATACAAAATGCACAGTATTTACTGCAGAACAG tgTGAAGCAGTATTCTGGAAAGTTTTTCTAA
- the HNRNPK gene encoding heterogeneous nuclear ribonucleoprotein K isoform X7: METEQQEETFTNTETNGKRPAEDMEEEQAFKRSRNTDEMVELRILLQSKNAGAVIGKGGKNIKALRTDYNASVSVPDSSGPERILSISADIETIGEILKKIIPTLEEYQHYKGSDFDCELRLLIHQSLAGGIIGVKGAKIKELRENTQTTIKLFQECCPHSTDRVVLIGGKPDRVVECIKIILDLISESPIKGRAQPYDPNFYDETYDYGGFTMMFDDRRGRPVGFPMRGRGGFDRMPPGRGGRPMPPSRRDYDDMSPRRGPPPPPPGRGGRGGSRARNLPLPPPPPPRGGDLMSYDRRGRPGDRYDGMMMQCHVDACDDMQPPELFEGGSGYDYSYAGGRGSYGDLGGPIITTQVTIPKDLAGSIIGKGGQRIKQIRHESGASIKIDEPLEGSEDRIITITGTQDQIQNAQYLLQNSVKQYSGKFF, encoded by the exons ATGGAGACTGAACAACAGGAGGAGACCTTTACCAACACTGAGACAAATG GCAAACGTCCTGCAGAAGATATGGAGGAAGAACAGGCCTTCAAAAGATCCCGGAACACAGACGAGATGGTTGAACTGCGCATCCTGCTTCAGAGCAAG AACGCTGGAGCAGTGATTGGAAAAGGTGGCAAAAATATTAAGGCACTTCGTACAGAC TACAATGCCAGTGTTTCAGTCCCAGACAGCAGTGGCCCCGAGCG CATCTTGAGTATAAGTGCGGATATAGAGACAATTGGAGAAATCTTGAAGAAGATTATCCCTACTTTAGAAGAG TATCAACACTACAAAGGCAGCGACTTCGACTGCGAATTAAGACTTCTTATTCACCAAAGTCTGGCAGGAGGAATTATTGGTGTCAAGGGTGCTAAAATCAAAGAACTCAGAGAG aACACTCAGACTACCATTAAGCTCTTCCAGGAGTGTTGTCCTCATTCAACTGACAGAGTGGTGCTTATTGGTGGAAAACCTGATAGAGTTGTTGAATGTATCAAGATTATTTTGGATCTGATCTCTGAG tcTCCGATTAAAGGACGAGCCCAGCCTTACGATCCCAATTTCTATGATGAAACATATGACTATGGTGGCTTCACGATGATGTTTGATGATAGACGGGGACGTCCAGTAGGCTTTCCGATGCGTGGGAGAGGAGGTTTTGATCGAATGCCTCCTGGTCGTGGTGGCCGACCCATGCCTCCATCGAGAAGAGATTATGATGATATGAGCCCTCGCAGAGGACCTCCACCACCTCCGCCAGGCCGTGGGGGCAGAGGTGGCAGCAGAGCTCGtaatcttcctcttcctcctcctccacctcctcgtGGCGG agaTCTGATGTCTTATGACCGAAGGGGCAGACCAGGAGACCGTTATGATGGAATG ATGATGCAGTGTCATGTGGATGCCTGTGATGACATGCAGCCACCAGAGCTG TTTGAGGGTGGCTCTGGATATG ACTATTCTTATGCAGGGGGCCGTGGTTCATACGGAGATCTTGGTGGACCCATCATCACAACACAAGTAACGATTCCCAAAGAT TTGGCAGGATCTATTATTGGAAAGGGAGGCCAGAGAATCAAACAAATACGTCATGAGTCAGGAGCTTCGATCAAAATTGATGAACCATTAGAAGGCTCAGAAGATCGGATTATAACTATTACAGGAACACAGGACCAGATACAAAATGCACAGTATTTACTGCAGAACAG tgTGAAGCAGTATTCTGGAAAGTTTTTCTAA
- the HNRNPK gene encoding heterogeneous nuclear ribonucleoprotein K isoform X3 codes for METEQQEETFTNTETNGKRPAEDMEEEQAFKRSRNTDEMVELRILLQSKNAGAVIGKGGKNIKALRTDYNASVSVPDSSGPERILSISADIETIGEILKKIIPTLEEASSMQYQHYKGSDFDCELRLLIHQSLAGGIIGVKGAKIKELRENTQTTIKLFQECCPHSTDRVVLIGGKPDRVVECIKIILDLISESPIKGRAQPYDPNFYDETYDYGGFTMMFDDRRGRPVGFPMRGRGGFDRMPPGRGGRPMPPSRRDYDDMSPRRGPPPPPPGRGGRGGSRARNLPLPPPPPPRGGDLMSYDRRGRPGDRYDGMMMQCHVDACDDMQPPELFEGGSGYDYSYAGGRGSYGDLGGPIITTQVTIPKDLAGSIIGKGGQRIKQIRHESGASIKIDEPLEGSEDRIITITGTQDQIQNAQYLLQNSVKQYADVEGF; via the exons ATGGAGACTGAACAACAGGAGGAGACCTTTACCAACACTGAGACAAATG GCAAACGTCCTGCAGAAGATATGGAGGAAGAACAGGCCTTCAAAAGATCCCGGAACACAGACGAGATGGTTGAACTGCGCATCCTGCTTCAGAGCAAG AACGCTGGAGCAGTGATTGGAAAAGGTGGCAAAAATATTAAGGCACTTCGTACAGAC TACAATGCCAGTGTTTCAGTCCCAGACAGCAGTGGCCCCGAGCG CATCTTGAGTATAAGTGCGGATATAGAGACAATTGGAGAAATCTTGAAGAAGATTATCCCTACTTTAGAAGAGG cgTCTTCCATGCAGTATCAACACTACAAAGGCAGCGACTTCGACTGCGAATTAAGACTTCTTATTCACCAAAGTCTGGCAGGAGGAATTATTGGTGTCAAGGGTGCTAAAATCAAAGAACTCAGAGAG aACACTCAGACTACCATTAAGCTCTTCCAGGAGTGTTGTCCTCATTCAACTGACAGAGTGGTGCTTATTGGTGGAAAACCTGATAGAGTTGTTGAATGTATCAAGATTATTTTGGATCTGATCTCTGAG tcTCCGATTAAAGGACGAGCCCAGCCTTACGATCCCAATTTCTATGATGAAACATATGACTATGGTGGCTTCACGATGATGTTTGATGATAGACGGGGACGTCCAGTAGGCTTTCCGATGCGTGGGAGAGGAGGTTTTGATCGAATGCCTCCTGGTCGTGGTGGCCGACCCATGCCTCCATCGAGAAGAGATTATGATGATATGAGCCCTCGCAGAGGACCTCCACCACCTCCGCCAGGCCGTGGGGGCAGAGGTGGCAGCAGAGCTCGtaatcttcctcttcctcctcctccacctcctcgtGGCGG agaTCTGATGTCTTATGACCGAAGGGGCAGACCAGGAGACCGTTATGATGGAATG ATGATGCAGTGTCATGTGGATGCCTGTGATGACATGCAGCCACCAGAGCTG TTTGAGGGTGGCTCTGGATATG ACTATTCTTATGCAGGGGGCCGTGGTTCATACGGAGATCTTGGTGGACCCATCATCACAACACAAGTAACGATTCCCAAAGAT TTGGCAGGATCTATTATTGGAAAGGGAGGCCAGAGAATCAAACAAATACGTCATGAGTCAGGAGCTTCGATCAAAATTGATGAACCATTAGAAGGCTCAGAAGATCGGATTATAACTATTACAGGAACACAGGACCAGATACAAAATGCACAGTATTTACTGCAGAACAG tgTGAAGCAGTATGCAGATGTTGAAGGATTCTAa
- the HNRNPK gene encoding heterogeneous nuclear ribonucleoprotein K isoform X6, translating to METEQQEETFTNTETNGKRPAEDMEEEQAFKRSRNTDEMVELRILLQSKNAGAVIGKGGKNIKALRTDYNASVSVPDSSGPERILSISADIETIGEILKKIIPTLEEYQHYKGSDFDCELRLLIHQSLAGGIIGVKGAKIKELRENTQTTIKLFQECCPHSTDRVVLIGGKPDRVVECIKIILDLISESPIKGRAQPYDPNFYDETYDYGGFTMMFDDRRGRPVGFPMRGRGGFDRMPPGRGGRPMPPSRRDYDDMSPRRGPPPPPPGRGGRGGSRARNLPLPPPPPPRGGDLMSYDRRGRPGDRYDGMMMQCHVDACDDMQPPELFEGGSGYDYSYAGGRGSYGDLGGPIITTQVTIPKDLAGSIIGKGGQRIKQIRHESGASIKIDEPLEGSEDRIITITGTQDQIQNAQYLLQNSVKQYADVEGF from the exons ATGGAGACTGAACAACAGGAGGAGACCTTTACCAACACTGAGACAAATG GCAAACGTCCTGCAGAAGATATGGAGGAAGAACAGGCCTTCAAAAGATCCCGGAACACAGACGAGATGGTTGAACTGCGCATCCTGCTTCAGAGCAAG AACGCTGGAGCAGTGATTGGAAAAGGTGGCAAAAATATTAAGGCACTTCGTACAGAC TACAATGCCAGTGTTTCAGTCCCAGACAGCAGTGGCCCCGAGCG CATCTTGAGTATAAGTGCGGATATAGAGACAATTGGAGAAATCTTGAAGAAGATTATCCCTACTTTAGAAGAG TATCAACACTACAAAGGCAGCGACTTCGACTGCGAATTAAGACTTCTTATTCACCAAAGTCTGGCAGGAGGAATTATTGGTGTCAAGGGTGCTAAAATCAAAGAACTCAGAGAG aACACTCAGACTACCATTAAGCTCTTCCAGGAGTGTTGTCCTCATTCAACTGACAGAGTGGTGCTTATTGGTGGAAAACCTGATAGAGTTGTTGAATGTATCAAGATTATTTTGGATCTGATCTCTGAG tcTCCGATTAAAGGACGAGCCCAGCCTTACGATCCCAATTTCTATGATGAAACATATGACTATGGTGGCTTCACGATGATGTTTGATGATAGACGGGGACGTCCAGTAGGCTTTCCGATGCGTGGGAGAGGAGGTTTTGATCGAATGCCTCCTGGTCGTGGTGGCCGACCCATGCCTCCATCGAGAAGAGATTATGATGATATGAGCCCTCGCAGAGGACCTCCACCACCTCCGCCAGGCCGTGGGGGCAGAGGTGGCAGCAGAGCTCGtaatcttcctcttcctcctcctccacctcctcgtGGCGG agaTCTGATGTCTTATGACCGAAGGGGCAGACCAGGAGACCGTTATGATGGAATG ATGATGCAGTGTCATGTGGATGCCTGTGATGACATGCAGCCACCAGAGCTG TTTGAGGGTGGCTCTGGATATG ACTATTCTTATGCAGGGGGCCGTGGTTCATACGGAGATCTTGGTGGACCCATCATCACAACACAAGTAACGATTCCCAAAGAT TTGGCAGGATCTATTATTGGAAAGGGAGGCCAGAGAATCAAACAAATACGTCATGAGTCAGGAGCTTCGATCAAAATTGATGAACCATTAGAAGGCTCAGAAGATCGGATTATAACTATTACAGGAACACAGGACCAGATACAAAATGCACAGTATTTACTGCAGAACAG tgTGAAGCAGTATGCAGATGTTGAAGGATTCTAa
- the HNRNPK gene encoding heterogeneous nuclear ribonucleoprotein K isoform X5: protein METEQQEETFTNTETNDLSTGKRPAEDMEEEQAFKRSRNTDEMVELRILLQSKNAGAVIGKGGKNIKALRTDYNASVSVPDSSGPERILSISADIETIGEILKKIIPTLEEYQHYKGSDFDCELRLLIHQSLAGGIIGVKGAKIKELRENTQTTIKLFQECCPHSTDRVVLIGGKPDRVVECIKIILDLISESPIKGRAQPYDPNFYDETYDYGGFTMMFDDRRGRPVGFPMRGRGGFDRMPPGRGGRPMPPSRRDYDDMSPRRGPPPPPPGRGGRGGSRARNLPLPPPPPPRGGDLMSYDRRGRPGDRYDGMMMQCHVDACDDMQPPELFEGGSGYDYSYAGGRGSYGDLGGPIITTQVTIPKDLAGSIIGKGGQRIKQIRHESGASIKIDEPLEGSEDRIITITGTQDQIQNAQYLLQNSVKQYSGKFF from the exons ATGGAGACTGAACAACAGGAGGAGACCTTTACCAACACTGAGACAAATG ACCTCTCTACAGGCAAACGTCCTGCAGAAGATATGGAGGAAGAACAGGCCTTCAAAAGATCCCGGAACACAGACGAGATGGTTGAACTGCGCATCCTGCTTCAGAGCAAG AACGCTGGAGCAGTGATTGGAAAAGGTGGCAAAAATATTAAGGCACTTCGTACAGAC TACAATGCCAGTGTTTCAGTCCCAGACAGCAGTGGCCCCGAGCG CATCTTGAGTATAAGTGCGGATATAGAGACAATTGGAGAAATCTTGAAGAAGATTATCCCTACTTTAGAAGAG TATCAACACTACAAAGGCAGCGACTTCGACTGCGAATTAAGACTTCTTATTCACCAAAGTCTGGCAGGAGGAATTATTGGTGTCAAGGGTGCTAAAATCAAAGAACTCAGAGAG aACACTCAGACTACCATTAAGCTCTTCCAGGAGTGTTGTCCTCATTCAACTGACAGAGTGGTGCTTATTGGTGGAAAACCTGATAGAGTTGTTGAATGTATCAAGATTATTTTGGATCTGATCTCTGAG tcTCCGATTAAAGGACGAGCCCAGCCTTACGATCCCAATTTCTATGATGAAACATATGACTATGGTGGCTTCACGATGATGTTTGATGATAGACGGGGACGTCCAGTAGGCTTTCCGATGCGTGGGAGAGGAGGTTTTGATCGAATGCCTCCTGGTCGTGGTGGCCGACCCATGCCTCCATCGAGAAGAGATTATGATGATATGAGCCCTCGCAGAGGACCTCCACCACCTCCGCCAGGCCGTGGGGGCAGAGGTGGCAGCAGAGCTCGtaatcttcctcttcctcctcctccacctcctcgtGGCGG agaTCTGATGTCTTATGACCGAAGGGGCAGACCAGGAGACCGTTATGATGGAATG ATGATGCAGTGTCATGTGGATGCCTGTGATGACATGCAGCCACCAGAGCTG TTTGAGGGTGGCTCTGGATATG ACTATTCTTATGCAGGGGGCCGTGGTTCATACGGAGATCTTGGTGGACCCATCATCACAACACAAGTAACGATTCCCAAAGAT TTGGCAGGATCTATTATTGGAAAGGGAGGCCAGAGAATCAAACAAATACGTCATGAGTCAGGAGCTTCGATCAAAATTGATGAACCATTAGAAGGCTCAGAAGATCGGATTATAACTATTACAGGAACACAGGACCAGATACAAAATGCACAGTATTTACTGCAGAACAG tgTGAAGCAGTATTCTGGAAAGTTTTTCTAA
- the HNRNPK gene encoding heterogeneous nuclear ribonucleoprotein K isoform X4, with amino-acid sequence METEQQEETFTNTETNDLSTGKRPAEDMEEEQAFKRSRNTDEMVELRILLQSKNAGAVIGKGGKNIKALRTDYNASVSVPDSSGPERILSISADIETIGEILKKIIPTLEEYQHYKGSDFDCELRLLIHQSLAGGIIGVKGAKIKELRENTQTTIKLFQECCPHSTDRVVLIGGKPDRVVECIKIILDLISESPIKGRAQPYDPNFYDETYDYGGFTMMFDDRRGRPVGFPMRGRGGFDRMPPGRGGRPMPPSRRDYDDMSPRRGPPPPPPGRGGRGGSRARNLPLPPPPPPRGGDLMSYDRRGRPGDRYDGMMMQCHVDACDDMQPPELFEGGSGYDYSYAGGRGSYGDLGGPIITTQVTIPKDLAGSIIGKGGQRIKQIRHESGASIKIDEPLEGSEDRIITITGTQDQIQNAQYLLQNSVKQYADVEGF; translated from the exons ATGGAGACTGAACAACAGGAGGAGACCTTTACCAACACTGAGACAAATG ACCTCTCTACAGGCAAACGTCCTGCAGAAGATATGGAGGAAGAACAGGCCTTCAAAAGATCCCGGAACACAGACGAGATGGTTGAACTGCGCATCCTGCTTCAGAGCAAG AACGCTGGAGCAGTGATTGGAAAAGGTGGCAAAAATATTAAGGCACTTCGTACAGAC TACAATGCCAGTGTTTCAGTCCCAGACAGCAGTGGCCCCGAGCG CATCTTGAGTATAAGTGCGGATATAGAGACAATTGGAGAAATCTTGAAGAAGATTATCCCTACTTTAGAAGAG TATCAACACTACAAAGGCAGCGACTTCGACTGCGAATTAAGACTTCTTATTCACCAAAGTCTGGCAGGAGGAATTATTGGTGTCAAGGGTGCTAAAATCAAAGAACTCAGAGAG aACACTCAGACTACCATTAAGCTCTTCCAGGAGTGTTGTCCTCATTCAACTGACAGAGTGGTGCTTATTGGTGGAAAACCTGATAGAGTTGTTGAATGTATCAAGATTATTTTGGATCTGATCTCTGAG tcTCCGATTAAAGGACGAGCCCAGCCTTACGATCCCAATTTCTATGATGAAACATATGACTATGGTGGCTTCACGATGATGTTTGATGATAGACGGGGACGTCCAGTAGGCTTTCCGATGCGTGGGAGAGGAGGTTTTGATCGAATGCCTCCTGGTCGTGGTGGCCGACCCATGCCTCCATCGAGAAGAGATTATGATGATATGAGCCCTCGCAGAGGACCTCCACCACCTCCGCCAGGCCGTGGGGGCAGAGGTGGCAGCAGAGCTCGtaatcttcctcttcctcctcctccacctcctcgtGGCGG agaTCTGATGTCTTATGACCGAAGGGGCAGACCAGGAGACCGTTATGATGGAATG ATGATGCAGTGTCATGTGGATGCCTGTGATGACATGCAGCCACCAGAGCTG TTTGAGGGTGGCTCTGGATATG ACTATTCTTATGCAGGGGGCCGTGGTTCATACGGAGATCTTGGTGGACCCATCATCACAACACAAGTAACGATTCCCAAAGAT TTGGCAGGATCTATTATTGGAAAGGGAGGCCAGAGAATCAAACAAATACGTCATGAGTCAGGAGCTTCGATCAAAATTGATGAACCATTAGAAGGCTCAGAAGATCGGATTATAACTATTACAGGAACACAGGACCAGATACAAAATGCACAGTATTTACTGCAGAACAG tgTGAAGCAGTATGCAGATGTTGAAGGATTCTAa